In one Winogradskyella sp. MH6 genomic region, the following are encoded:
- a CDS encoding DUF202 domain-containing protein, with product MQDVTKDENKPLITRDWLAIERTKLANERTFLAYFRTFLVILGTGVTIIKLEFFSDLKSYGIILIVISAFVLSIGVYRLFRVRRTIRKHY from the coding sequence ATGCAAGACGTAACTAAAGACGAAAACAAACCGCTAATAACTCGCGATTGGCTTGCTATAGAGCGTACAAAGCTAGCAAACGAACGCACTTTTTTGGCTTATTTTAGAACTTTCCTAGTAATCCTTGGTACTGGAGTTACCATTATAAAACTCGAATTTTTTTCGGATTTAAAATCTTATGGCATCATTCTTATCGTTATATCTGCGTTTGTTCTGAGTATCGGAGTTTACAGGCTATTCAGAGTTAGACGAACAATAAGAAAGCATTATTAA
- a CDS encoding class I SAM-dependent methyltransferase, giving the protein MLTKSDKSQLRGIIFRHLDGIATATSAFALHKKQVLDYILEKKSITVKTLSDIFEANEGYLNVALRVLCSQGWLKQDIDNKENTITYAVNEKSESAFHLVHLYEDAVNLLRYSDRFATEKMISTDAFIALERIFKKFEANFGLDISDESSIEYQIYKHIEGSIAGPIIVLLGVNGLFHKYFMEASFTAEEYHKDPESFKKILDFFAHLGWFKKKRDTYQFTDKGLFFAKRASAYGVTVSYLPTFLQLDELIFGNPLVLKTESPNDTEKHVHREMNVWGSGGAHATYFKVIDKVIINLFNRPIDLQPKGILDMGCGNGAFIEHIFNIIEQQTLRGKMLDDHPLFLVGADFNKAALKVTRANLIAADIWAKVIWGDIGRPDLLASDLKEDYNIDLRDLLNVRTFLDHNRIWEAPNKTYDFISASTGAYASAGNRLNNNDVEASLLEHLTKWKPYVDKFGLLIIELHTISPSLTAKNIGKTAATAYDATHGYSDQYIVEVDVFRNIAEKAGLKPDDNHFAKFPDSELATVSINLLKGTD; this is encoded by the coding sequence ATGCTTACAAAGTCAGACAAATCTCAACTGAGAGGCATTATTTTTCGTCATTTAGATGGCATTGCTACCGCAACTTCAGCATTTGCGTTACACAAGAAACAAGTTTTAGACTATATTCTTGAAAAAAAGAGTATTACTGTAAAAACACTTTCTGATATATTTGAAGCCAATGAAGGTTACCTTAATGTAGCACTTAGAGTCTTATGTTCTCAAGGGTGGTTAAAACAAGACATTGACAACAAAGAAAATACAATAACCTACGCTGTCAATGAAAAGTCTGAATCTGCTTTCCATTTGGTACATCTTTATGAAGATGCTGTAAACCTATTACGTTATTCCGATAGATTTGCAACCGAAAAAATGATAAGTACCGATGCGTTTATTGCTTTAGAACGCATTTTTAAAAAATTTGAAGCCAATTTTGGTTTAGATATTTCAGATGAAAGTTCTATCGAATATCAAATCTACAAACACATAGAAGGTTCTATTGCAGGACCTATCATTGTGTTATTAGGTGTTAACGGATTGTTTCACAAGTATTTTATGGAAGCCTCTTTTACGGCTGAAGAATATCATAAAGATCCTGAAAGCTTTAAAAAGATTCTCGATTTTTTTGCCCATTTAGGATGGTTTAAAAAGAAACGTGACACGTATCAATTTACAGACAAAGGACTCTTTTTTGCGAAACGTGCCAGCGCTTATGGTGTAACCGTATCTTATTTACCAACCTTTTTGCAACTAGACGAACTCATTTTTGGTAATCCATTAGTACTTAAAACAGAGTCGCCAAATGATACTGAAAAACACGTACATCGCGAAATGAATGTTTGGGGAAGTGGTGGTGCTCATGCTACGTACTTCAAGGTTATCGATAAAGTTATCATCAACTTATTTAACAGACCTATAGACCTTCAACCAAAAGGCATTTTAGATATGGGTTGTGGTAACGGAGCATTTATTGAGCATATCTTTAATATTATTGAACAACAAACACTTCGTGGTAAAATGCTAGATGACCATCCACTCTTTCTCGTTGGTGCAGATTTTAATAAAGCAGCCTTAAAAGTTACCAGAGCTAATCTTATTGCAGCAGATATTTGGGCTAAAGTTATTTGGGGAGATATTGGCAGACCAGATCTTTTAGCGTCTGACCTAAAAGAAGATTACAACATAGATTTACGAGATTTACTAAACGTGAGAACTTTTTTAGACCACAATCGTATTTGGGAAGCACCCAACAAAACATACGATTTTATAAGCGCATCTACAGGAGCTTATGCAAGTGCAGGGAATCGACTAAACAACAACGATGTTGAAGCCTCTTTACTAGAACATTTAACTAAGTGGAAACCTTACGTGGATAAATTTGGTTTGTTGATTATAGAATTGCACACCATTAGCCCTTCGTTAACCGCCAAAAATATTGGCAAAACTGCTGCTACTGCTTACGATGCCACACATGGTTATAGCGACCAATATATTGTAGAAGTTGATGTGTTTAGAAATATTGCCGAAAAAGCAGGTTTAAAACCAGACGATAACCATTTTGCTAAATTTCCAGATAGCGAATTAGCAACCGTAAGTATTAATCTATTAAAAGGAACCGATTAA
- a CDS encoding alpha-ketoacid dehydrogenase subunit alpha/beta → MKTNPNTKTEITFEDFKAEVINDYKLAVTSRECSLLGRREVLTGKAKFGIFGDGKEVPQIAWAKAFENGDFRSGYYRDQTFMMAIGELTIEQFFAGLYANTDLKEEPMSAGRQMGGHFATHSLDENGNWKNLTEQKNSSADISPTAGQMPRLLGLAQASKIYRNVEGIDTTNFSKNGDEIAWGTIGNASTSEGLFFETINAAGVLQVPMVISIWDDEYGISVHARHQTTKENISEILKGFQREDDTNGYEIFRVNGWNYAELIDTYQRAAKVARKEHVPVMIHVQELTQPQGHSTSGSHERYKNEERLAWEAEYDCNAQMRQWMIDNNIATDEELITLEKDIKKAVRDGKKSAWASFINPIKAEKQEALSLIENVANTSPNSVFITKLKNDLEAIDEPLRKDILSSARKTLRYVISEDSNEKLALQNWINSYIEKIQPKYSSHLYSESKLKAEYQSEILPTYSDDATEVDGRVILRDNFEAVFNKYPEALVFGEDAGHIGDVNQGLEGLQEKFGELRISDTGIREATILGQGIGMAMRGLRPIAEIQYLDYILYALQIMSDDLATVQYRTKGRQKAPLIVRTRGHRLEGIWHSGSQMGGILNLIRGIHVLVPRNMTKAAGFYNTLLESDEPALIVECLNGYRLKEKMPNNIGEFKTPIGVVETIKEGEDITLVSYGSTLRLVEQAAKELLEVGIDAEIIDVQSLLPFDLNHDIVKSVAKTNRVMVIDEDVKGGASAYILDQILNEQNAFQYLDSQPKTLAAKPHRPAYGTDGDYFSKPSVEDIFEAVYDVMHEVSPSDYPKLR, encoded by the coding sequence ATGAAAACAAATCCCAATACAAAAACAGAAATTACTTTCGAAGATTTTAAAGCAGAAGTAATCAATGATTACAAATTGGCTGTTACAAGTAGAGAATGTAGTCTACTAGGTCGTAGAGAGGTTTTAACAGGTAAAGCCAAATTTGGGATTTTTGGGGATGGTAAAGAAGTACCTCAAATTGCCTGGGCAAAAGCTTTTGAAAATGGCGATTTTAGATCAGGTTATTATAGAGACCAAACCTTTATGATGGCTATTGGAGAATTAACCATAGAACAATTCTTTGCAGGTTTATATGCCAATACAGATTTAAAAGAAGAGCCAATGTCTGCTGGTCGTCAAATGGGAGGACACTTTGCTACGCACAGCTTAGATGAAAATGGAAATTGGAAGAATTTAACCGAACAGAAAAACTCTAGTGCAGACATCTCTCCTACTGCTGGCCAGATGCCAAGATTACTTGGTTTGGCTCAAGCTTCAAAAATTTACAGAAATGTTGAAGGCATAGACACCACCAACTTTTCTAAAAATGGAGATGAAATTGCTTGGGGAACTATTGGAAATGCTAGTACGAGTGAAGGTTTATTTTTTGAAACCATTAATGCTGCAGGTGTTTTACAAGTACCTATGGTCATTAGTATTTGGGATGATGAATATGGTATTTCTGTACATGCAAGACACCAAACTACAAAAGAAAATATCTCTGAAATCTTAAAAGGTTTTCAACGTGAAGATGATACTAACGGTTACGAGATCTTTAGAGTAAACGGTTGGAACTATGCCGAGTTGATAGACACCTATCAACGTGCTGCAAAAGTTGCTAGAAAAGAGCACGTTCCGGTAATGATTCATGTCCAAGAATTAACGCAGCCACAAGGACATTCTACTTCTGGCTCTCACGAACGCTATAAAAATGAAGAACGTTTGGCATGGGAAGCCGAGTACGATTGTAATGCACAAATGCGTCAATGGATGATTGACAACAACATTGCTACTGACGAAGAGTTAATTACTCTAGAAAAAGACATTAAAAAGGCTGTAAGAGATGGCAAAAAATCTGCTTGGGCTTCATTTATAAACCCGATAAAAGCAGAAAAACAAGAAGCTTTATCATTAATAGAAAATGTAGCCAACACAAGTCCTAATAGTGTTTTTATCACTAAATTAAAAAATGATTTAGAAGCTATAGATGAACCTCTAAGAAAAGACATACTATCTTCGGCTCGTAAAACCTTACGCTATGTTATTTCTGAGGACTCTAATGAAAAGTTAGCACTTCAAAATTGGATTAATAGTTATATCGAAAAAATCCAACCTAAGTATAGTTCTCACTTATATAGTGAATCTAAACTTAAAGCTGAATATCAATCTGAAATTCTACCAACATACAGTGACGATGCTACAGAAGTTGATGGACGTGTAATTTTAAGAGATAATTTTGAAGCTGTCTTCAATAAATACCCAGAAGCTTTAGTCTTTGGTGAAGACGCAGGACACATTGGTGATGTTAATCAAGGTCTAGAAGGCTTACAAGAAAAATTTGGAGAGCTTAGAATTTCTGATACTGGAATTAGAGAAGCAACCATTTTAGGACAAGGTATTGGTATGGCTATGAGAGGTCTAAGACCAATCGCTGAGATTCAATATTTAGATTACATCCTTTATGCATTGCAGATAATGAGTGACGACTTGGCAACCGTACAATACCGTACAAAAGGACGCCAAAAAGCACCATTAATTGTTAGAACTCGTGGTCATAGACTAGAAGGTATATGGCACTCTGGCTCTCAAATGGGAGGCATTCTTAACCTCATTAGAGGAATCCATGTTTTGGTACCTCGTAATATGACAAAGGCTGCAGGATTTTACAATACGCTTTTAGAAAGTGATGAACCAGCATTAATTGTAGAATGTTTAAATGGCTACCGCTTAAAAGAAAAAATGCCAAACAATATAGGTGAGTTTAAAACACCTATTGGAGTTGTAGAAACCATTAAAGAAGGTGAAGATATTACTTTGGTGTCTTACGGATCTACACTACGATTAGTAGAGCAAGCTGCTAAGGAATTATTAGAAGTTGGAATTGATGCAGAAATCATTGATGTGCAATCCTTATTACCTTTTGATTTAAACCATGATATCGTAAAAAGCGTAGCCAAAACAAATCGTGTTATGGTTATAGACGAAGACGTCAAAGGTGGTGCTTCAGCATATATTCTAGATCAAATATTAAATGAGCAAAATGCATTTCAATATTTAGACAGCCAACCAAAAACTTTAGCTGCTAAACCTCACAGACCAGCTTACGGCACAGATGGAGATTACTTCTCCAAACCTTCTGTAGAAGATATTTTTGAAGCTGTTTATGATGTAATGCACGAGGTAAGTCCTTCAGATTATCCTAAGTTGAGATAA